One part of the Sorangiineae bacterium MSr11954 genome encodes these proteins:
- a CDS encoding pyridoxal-phosphate dependent enzyme: MSDTPLDAWSMRFHLRSRSTPNPGPVHGPSELAELAWVGLRDVAPARELLSAFMKYAPTPLRRLSQLERALGLGAILIKDEGKRMGLGSFKALGGAHAVIRHARRKTEREPGKPVTVACASAGNHGLSVAAGARAVGARSVVYLNETVPSSFEERLQAQGAETVRAGHDYEESLELAEARAAREGWALISDTLSPAVASEPRDVWEARATGPREVMQGYSVLMDEAARACEEQGGPATHVFVQAGVGGLASVAASYLFERWGEAVTLVVVEPAGAACVLESVRLGAPTRIAPGRTTLGRLDCREPSLLAFHVLSRVAHGFVTVTDAAAGQAAVQMAHDGVALSPCGASGGAGLMAVCKDASVRSALGLDAGSRVLLFGTEAAGAP, from the coding sequence ATGTCCGATACGCCGCTGGACGCATGGAGCATGCGCTTTCACCTTCGTTCTCGCTCCACTCCCAATCCGGGCCCCGTGCACGGCCCCTCCGAGCTCGCCGAGCTGGCGTGGGTCGGGCTGCGCGACGTGGCCCCCGCGCGCGAGCTCCTCTCCGCGTTCATGAAATACGCGCCCACGCCGCTGCGCCGCCTCTCGCAGCTGGAACGCGCGCTCGGGTTGGGCGCCATCCTCATCAAGGACGAGGGAAAGCGCATGGGCCTCGGCAGCTTCAAAGCGCTCGGCGGCGCCCACGCCGTGATTCGCCATGCGCGCCGGAAGACGGAGCGCGAGCCGGGCAAGCCGGTGACCGTCGCATGCGCCAGCGCCGGCAACCACGGATTGTCGGTGGCCGCGGGGGCGCGCGCCGTCGGTGCGCGGAGCGTGGTGTACCTGAACGAGACGGTGCCTTCGAGCTTCGAAGAGCGGCTGCAAGCGCAGGGCGCGGAGACGGTCCGCGCTGGACACGACTACGAGGAGAGCCTCGAGCTGGCCGAGGCCCGCGCCGCGCGCGAGGGCTGGGCGCTCATCTCGGACACCTTGTCGCCGGCGGTCGCCTCCGAGCCCCGCGACGTCTGGGAGGCGCGCGCCACGGGGCCGCGCGAGGTGATGCAGGGCTACTCCGTTCTCATGGACGAGGCGGCGCGCGCGTGCGAAGAGCAAGGCGGCCCGGCCACGCACGTGTTCGTTCAAGCTGGCGTCGGCGGTCTTGCGTCGGTGGCGGCGTCGTACCTCTTCGAGCGATGGGGCGAGGCCGTTACCCTCGTGGTCGTGGAGCCGGCGGGGGCCGCGTGCGTGCTGGAGAGCGTGCGGCTCGGCGCGCCCACGCGCATCGCACCCGGACGGACCACCCTCGGGCGGCTCGATTGCCGGGAGCCCTCGCTGCTCGCCTTCCACGTGCTCTCGCGCGTGGCGCATGGCTTCGTCACCGTGACCGACGCGGCTGCGGGCCAAGCGGCCGTGCAGATGGCGCACGATGGCGTCGCGCTCTCGCCGTGCGGTGCCAGCGGCGGCGCAGGGCTCATGGCGGTGTGCAAGGACGCGAGCGTGCGCTCGGCGCTCGGCCTCGACGCGGGCTCGCGCGTGCTTCTCTTCGGAACCGAGGCGGCGGGTGCACCATGA
- a CDS encoding Lrp/AsnC family transcriptional regulator — MRKGPNGALDRIDRTILARLQEDARVTAEAIATKVGLSPAAVQRRIKRLRETNIIAREIAVVEPTAVGQAMTFIVSVELDREHQTDIDSFRRAIRAESRIQQCYQVTGSTDFVLVVIARDMPDFETFARRALYENPNVLRFTTQVVMNRVKVGLTVPIKDGA, encoded by the coding sequence ATGCGCAAAGGCCCGAATGGCGCTCTCGACCGCATCGATCGCACCATCCTCGCGCGCCTCCAAGAAGACGCACGGGTGACCGCCGAGGCCATCGCGACCAAAGTCGGCCTCTCCCCCGCCGCCGTGCAGCGGCGCATCAAGCGGCTGCGTGAGACCAACATCATCGCGCGCGAGATCGCCGTCGTCGAACCGACGGCCGTCGGTCAGGCGATGACCTTCATCGTCTCGGTGGAGCTGGATCGCGAGCACCAGACCGACATCGACTCATTCCGGCGCGCGATACGCGCCGAATCACGCATTCAACAATGCTACCAAGTCACCGGCAGCACCGACTTCGTCCTCGTGGTCATCGCGCGGGACATGCCCGACTTCGAAACGTTCGCGCGACGCGCGCTGTACGAGAACCCCAACGTGCTCCGCTTCACGACCCAGGTGGTGATGAACCGGGTCAAGGTGGGTTTGACGGTGCCCATCAAGGACGGGGCTTGA
- a CDS encoding beta-lactamase family protein → MNTYSMLRRRSHALVAASAFLTAACSDDNKDVSPRFDEAALRADVETVQKTADIVGVLAEVVTPEGPLRARAGAAELGTNQPVPWDAHFRVASTTKTFVATVVLQLVGEGKLSLEDPVEKWLPGVVRGQGNDGNKVTVRQLLQHTSGLFDYVEDEGLQSAMRQDFEGIRYNLMTPEELVAIAMKHPPAFAPGQGWSYSNTGYLVAGMIIKAITGHDWSHEVVNRIAVPLGLTQTSVTTTDPKVPVPYARTYLRVEGAPSPLETTENTLEHTADSAVISTTADLNRFFRELVTGKVLRASELTEMQRTVPMPEGDYPAGTRAGLGIFWSPTSCGGFWQHAGDSPVAPHTRTGITADGRRSIIVSMTSTVDFASTDRAVFELTERALCDRAR, encoded by the coding sequence ATGAACACGTATTCTATGCTGCGACGTCGTTCGCACGCGCTCGTGGCGGCTTCGGCCTTCCTGACCGCCGCGTGCTCGGACGACAATAAGGATGTATCGCCTCGATTCGATGAAGCCGCGCTCCGTGCGGACGTGGAGACCGTGCAAAAGACGGCCGATATCGTCGGTGTGCTGGCGGAGGTGGTCACCCCGGAAGGGCCCCTGCGGGCGCGCGCGGGCGCCGCGGAGCTGGGAACGAACCAACCCGTGCCCTGGGACGCGCATTTTCGCGTGGCGAGCACCACCAAGACCTTCGTGGCCACCGTGGTGTTGCAGCTGGTCGGAGAGGGGAAGCTCTCCTTGGAGGATCCGGTGGAAAAATGGCTGCCCGGGGTGGTCCGCGGGCAGGGCAACGATGGAAACAAGGTCACGGTGCGGCAGCTGCTTCAACATACGAGCGGGCTCTTCGACTATGTCGAGGACGAAGGGCTGCAGAGCGCCATGCGCCAAGATTTCGAGGGTATTCGTTACAACCTCATGACCCCCGAGGAGCTGGTGGCCATCGCCATGAAACACCCGCCGGCCTTCGCCCCCGGCCAGGGTTGGAGTTATTCGAATACTGGTTATTTGGTCGCCGGGATGATCATCAAAGCCATCACCGGCCACGACTGGTCGCACGAGGTGGTGAACCGCATCGCGGTGCCGCTCGGCCTCACGCAGACGTCCGTGACGACCACCGATCCGAAGGTCCCCGTGCCCTATGCCCGCACGTACCTGCGGGTCGAAGGCGCGCCTTCGCCCCTGGAGACCACCGAAAATACGCTGGAGCACACCGCCGACTCGGCGGTCATCAGCACCACGGCGGATTTGAATCGATTCTTCCGCGAGCTGGTCACCGGAAAGGTGCTCCGCGCCTCGGAGCTCACCGAAATGCAACGAACGGTGCCCATGCCCGAGGGCGACTACCCGGCCGGCACCCGCGCGGGCCTCGGCATTTTCTGGAGCCCCACGTCATGCGGCGGCTTTTGGCAGCACGCGGGCGATAGCCCCGTTGCGCCGCATACCCGCACGGGTATCACGGCGGATGGGCGCCGCAGCATCATCGTATCGATGACCAGCACGGTCGACTTCGCATCGACGGATCGCGCGGTCTTCGAGCTGACGGAGCGCGCCCTCTGCGACCGCGCCCGCTGA
- a CDS encoding protoglobin domain-containing protein: MSIHGYTYGTTAVARSPISLAEFEEMKKSALFGEEDTHYLKLSHDIVKDHVEAILDVWYGFVGANPHLLASFTAKDGGAPVGEYLGAVRKRFGQWILDTSRAEYDQSWLDYQHEIGLRHHRIKKNAIDGAPSTDIVPFRNLFALIFPVTFTLKPFLAKKGHSPGDVDKMHAAWVKSCLLQLTLWSHPYVKDGDF; the protein is encoded by the coding sequence ATGAGCATTCATGGATATACGTATGGAACGACGGCCGTTGCGCGATCGCCCATCTCGCTGGCGGAGTTCGAGGAGATGAAGAAGAGCGCGCTCTTCGGAGAAGAAGATACGCACTATTTGAAGTTGTCCCACGACATCGTGAAAGACCATGTCGAGGCCATCCTCGACGTGTGGTACGGCTTCGTCGGCGCAAATCCGCACCTCCTCGCGTCATTCACGGCAAAGGACGGCGGCGCGCCCGTGGGCGAGTATTTGGGCGCCGTGCGTAAGCGCTTCGGCCAATGGATCCTCGACACGTCGCGCGCCGAGTACGATCAGAGCTGGCTCGATTACCAACACGAGATCGGGCTTCGCCACCATCGCATCAAAAAGAACGCGATCGACGGGGCGCCATCGACGGACATCGTGCCATTTCGTAACTTGTTTGCGCTCATCTTCCCCGTCACCTTCACCTTGAAGCCGTTCCTCGCCAAGAAAGGGCACTCGCCGGGCGACGTGGACAAAATGCACGCCGCGTGGGTGAAATCGTGCCTCCTGCAGCTCACGCTCTGGAGCCATCCCTACGTGAAGGACGGCGACTTCTGA
- a CDS encoding MBL fold metallo-hydrolase, producing MRHLAVFSPAAIAIAVSALVHPACAPPPKTQQPGQVAPAKGYSVKELGERLYWVTDGSYNTMFAVSNEGVIAIDPLPTLGEHYLDAIREVTDQPITYVVYSHEHTDHIGAAGLFPKTAKYVAHTETAALLASRRDPRRPVPTVTFDRTYRLELGDQTLVLDYHGVNHEAGNLFIYAPKQKVLMLIDVVYPGWMPYKNLGIGVDIPGYIDAHRLALQYDFHTLVAGHVDRLGTREDVQTSLAFVTELQSTVARSMAKTTFPAYLKATASTKTSWERHNDYEMALVDACHAQMSPRWGARLAGSESYLKDNCWAMLESLVVQFPPVEVK from the coding sequence ATGAGGCATTTGGCGGTCTTCTCCCCCGCGGCCATCGCCATCGCGGTGTCCGCGCTCGTGCACCCTGCGTGCGCGCCCCCACCGAAAACGCAGCAGCCCGGCCAGGTGGCGCCGGCCAAAGGTTACTCCGTCAAGGAGCTCGGCGAGCGCCTTTATTGGGTGACCGACGGGTCCTACAACACCATGTTCGCCGTGTCGAACGAGGGCGTAATTGCTATCGATCCGCTGCCAACGCTCGGAGAACACTATCTCGATGCGATCCGCGAGGTAACGGACCAACCCATCACGTATGTCGTTTACAGCCACGAGCATACGGATCATATCGGGGCCGCCGGCCTCTTTCCGAAGACTGCAAAGTACGTCGCTCACACCGAAACGGCCGCCTTGCTCGCCAGCCGGCGCGATCCCAGGCGGCCGGTGCCCACCGTCACCTTCGACCGAACGTACCGCCTGGAGCTCGGGGATCAGACCCTCGTCCTCGACTACCATGGAGTGAACCACGAGGCCGGAAACCTCTTCATTTACGCGCCCAAGCAAAAGGTCTTGATGCTCATCGACGTCGTCTACCCCGGGTGGATGCCGTACAAGAACCTGGGGATAGGGGTGGATATCCCCGGATACATCGACGCCCACCGCCTTGCGCTGCAATACGACTTTCACACCCTGGTGGCCGGACACGTCGATCGCCTCGGCACGCGCGAGGATGTGCAAACCTCGCTGGCCTTCGTCACCGAATTGCAATCGACGGTGGCGAGGTCGATGGCCAAGACGACCTTTCCTGCTTACTTGAAGGCGACCGCGAGCACGAAGACATCGTGGGAGCGGCACAACGACTACGAGATGGCCCTGGTCGATGCGTGCCATGCGCAGATGTCGCCCAGGTGGGGCGCGCGGCTCGCGGGGAGCGAAAGCTATTTGAAAGACAACTGCTGGGCGATGCTGGAGAGCCTGGTGGTGCAGTTCCCGCCCGTGGAGGTGAAGTGA
- a CDS encoding (2Fe-2S)-binding protein yields the protein MADVSLTVNGKAVRVDVDPRTPLLWVLREQLGLTGTKYGCGIAQCGACTVSLDGDAVRACVTPVSRAADRRVVTVEGLSSDRSHPVQRAWLEEQVPQCGYCQSGQIMATCVLLTKVRRPTDEQIDQALAGNLCRCGTYHRIRKAVHRAAELTEEGGGPR from the coding sequence ATGGCGGACGTCTCGCTCACGGTCAACGGCAAGGCCGTGCGGGTCGACGTCGATCCGCGCACGCCGCTTCTTTGGGTGCTCCGGGAGCAGCTGGGGCTGACCGGAACGAAATACGGCTGCGGCATCGCGCAGTGCGGGGCGTGCACGGTGAGCCTCGATGGAGACGCGGTGCGCGCGTGCGTCACGCCGGTCTCGAGGGCCGCCGATCGCCGAGTGGTGACCGTCGAAGGGCTCTCCTCCGATCGAAGCCACCCCGTGCAGCGCGCGTGGCTCGAAGAGCAGGTGCCCCAATGCGGTTATTGCCAATCGGGGCAGATCATGGCCACGTGCGTGCTTTTGACCAAAGTTCGCCGGCCGACGGACGAGCAAATCGACCAAGCGCTGGCCGGGAATCTCTGCCGCTGCGGCACCTACCATCGCATTCGCAAGGCGGTTCATCGGGCGGCCGAGCTCACCGAAGAAGGCGGGGGGCCGCGATGA
- a CDS encoding molybdopterin-dependent oxidoreductase, with protein MSKLSRRNFLAVNGFFLVGCFLDSIVSGAEVLAAPGGPAATDAQTIDLNAWLKIGTDDTVTIVVSQAEMGQGIMTTLPAVLAEELGARWDRVKLETSPAAVAYRNPRLQWQFTGNSESISSFFDLMRKMGASARAMLVEAAAQKWGVPAASCQVEEGYVVHAGSQKRESFGALAPRASAIAPPKEVRLKPESEWKLLGKPLPRVDNPAKVDGSAVFGIDFTLPGMVHAAVLNCPTFGGKPSRIDRSSVALSAASALSAASASSAAGAAGAGEEGLIDVVEVPGGVAVVAATYWQARKALEALRVDWDEGPHAQLDSASLMNQYREAMAGDDWVLVKAVGNYEALPHPYPNGPLPNLHGRAGRAAVLKTESFAGFHSAEYESQFLAHATMEPMNATAHVRADGCEIWAPTQGQELAQVVAGAVLGLPKEKVQVHRTFLGGGFGRRLLVDYIVQAVVLSKAIGRPVKAIWSREEDMRHDHYRPAVLHRITAGLDKEGYPAAVAHRLVSPTILKPVFPPAVTDKFDPSCLEGLMETSYRIPNERIDFRLLEVGVPTSVARTTGYGPNLFALESFLDEAAHLAKKDPYAYRRRLLEGNVRALAVLDRAAEKSGWREAPKVGVHRGMAFADAFNTVICQVVELSVQGGVVTIHRVVSVVDCGTVLNPNIAENNIEGGVAWGLSNAFKSEMTFARGRAVEGNFDGFQVLRLPEMPRCETHFIDSGARPLGGTGEVGPVTVIPAVTNAIFAATGRRIRSLPLRRHGLRLG; from the coding sequence ATGAGCAAGCTGTCGCGCCGAAATTTTTTGGCCGTCAACGGGTTCTTTTTGGTCGGTTGTTTCCTCGATTCGATCGTCAGCGGCGCGGAGGTGCTGGCCGCGCCGGGGGGGCCTGCCGCGACGGATGCGCAAACCATCGATCTCAACGCGTGGCTCAAGATTGGCACCGATGACACGGTGACCATCGTCGTCTCGCAGGCGGAGATGGGGCAAGGCATCATGACGACCCTCCCCGCCGTCCTGGCCGAGGAGCTGGGCGCGCGCTGGGATCGGGTGAAGCTCGAGACGTCGCCGGCCGCGGTGGCCTACCGCAACCCGCGGCTGCAATGGCAGTTCACCGGGAACAGCGAGAGCATTTCGTCCTTCTTCGATTTGATGCGCAAGATGGGGGCGAGCGCGCGGGCCATGCTGGTCGAGGCGGCCGCGCAGAAGTGGGGTGTTCCGGCGGCGAGCTGCCAGGTCGAAGAGGGATATGTCGTTCATGCCGGATCGCAAAAGCGGGAGAGCTTTGGCGCGCTCGCGCCACGGGCGAGCGCGATCGCGCCGCCAAAGGAGGTACGGCTCAAACCCGAGAGCGAGTGGAAGCTGCTCGGAAAGCCCCTTCCACGCGTGGACAACCCCGCCAAGGTCGATGGCTCGGCCGTCTTTGGCATCGACTTCACCTTGCCGGGGATGGTTCACGCGGCGGTCCTGAATTGTCCGACGTTCGGGGGAAAACCTTCGCGCATCGATCGCTCCTCCGTCGCGTTGAGTGCGGCGAGTGCGTTGAGTGCGGCGAGTGCATCGAGCGCGGCGGGCGCGGCGGGCGCGGGCGAAGAGGGGCTCATCGACGTGGTCGAGGTGCCGGGCGGGGTGGCGGTGGTGGCGGCCACGTATTGGCAGGCGCGCAAAGCGCTGGAGGCGCTGCGGGTGGATTGGGACGAGGGCCCTCACGCGCAGCTCGACAGCGCCAGCCTGATGAACCAATACCGCGAGGCGATGGCGGGCGATGACTGGGTGCTCGTCAAAGCGGTGGGCAACTACGAGGCCCTTCCCCATCCTTACCCCAACGGTCCGCTCCCAAACCTACACGGGCGCGCGGGGCGCGCGGCGGTACTGAAAACGGAGTCGTTCGCGGGCTTCCACTCGGCGGAGTACGAGAGCCAATTCCTCGCCCACGCGACCATGGAGCCCATGAACGCGACGGCGCACGTCAGGGCCGACGGGTGCGAAATTTGGGCGCCGACGCAAGGGCAGGAGCTCGCGCAGGTGGTGGCCGGGGCGGTGCTCGGGCTGCCGAAGGAGAAGGTGCAGGTCCATCGCACGTTCCTGGGCGGCGGGTTCGGCCGGCGCTTGCTCGTCGATTACATCGTGCAGGCGGTGGTCCTTTCCAAGGCGATTGGCCGGCCCGTCAAAGCGATTTGGTCGCGCGAAGAGGACATGCGCCACGACCATTACCGGCCCGCCGTGCTCCATCGCATCACGGCCGGTCTCGACAAAGAGGGATATCCGGCGGCGGTCGCCCATCGGCTGGTGTCGCCCACGATCCTCAAGCCCGTCTTCCCTCCGGCGGTGACCGACAAATTCGATCCCAGCTGCCTGGAGGGGTTGATGGAGACGAGCTACCGGATCCCCAACGAGCGCATCGACTTTCGTCTGCTCGAGGTCGGGGTTCCCACCTCGGTGGCCCGCACCACCGGCTACGGACCGAACCTGTTCGCGCTGGAGAGCTTCCTCGACGAGGCGGCGCACCTGGCAAAGAAAGATCCGTACGCGTATCGGCGGCGCCTGCTCGAGGGGAACGTGCGGGCGCTTGCCGTCCTGGATCGAGCGGCCGAAAAGTCCGGATGGCGCGAGGCGCCCAAGGTGGGCGTGCACCGGGGTATGGCGTTCGCGGACGCGTTCAACACCGTGATCTGTCAGGTGGTCGAGCTTTCGGTGCAGGGCGGGGTGGTGACGATCCATCGGGTTGTTTCGGTGGTCGATTGCGGTACCGTTTTGAACCCGAACATCGCGGAGAACAACATCGAGGGCGGGGTGGCCTGGGGGCTCTCCAACGCCTTCAAGTCGGAGATGACCTTTGCGCGCGGCCGGGCGGTGGAGGGCAACTTCGATGGCTTTCAGGTCCTGCGCCTTCCGGAGATGCCGCGGTGCGAGACCCACTTCATCGACAGCGGCGCGCGGCCCCTCGGCGGCACCGGGGAAGTGGGACCCGTCACGGTCATTCCGGCGGTGACCAACGCGATTTTCGCGGCCACCGGCCGGCGGATTCGGTCCTTGCCGCTCCGCCGTCATGGCCTGCGCCTGGGATGA
- a CDS encoding XdhC family protein, which yields MNETQELLRSWHSLEDGGERMILATLVRTGGSSYRRAGARMLMTEQRWLAGGISGGCLEGDLLRKAWWHTEGGRTSRIAYDTTGDDDDVRGGFGLGCNGRLELLLEQLSTDDPVHPLRFIERCFTAREPGAMATIVRTGHLESNLGQRLLYDGTGRIACNIADSKLAASIERAAASALEREHSVHLTLDAAGAPCADGEIDVFVEVILPPRPLVVFGANYDVRAVVRQAKCVGWEVTVVARRMSAEAREGLALADRIVMGSPADVAIGHRTAVLVMTHNYESDRAILESVLPSPAPYIGILGPRARAERLLSEILRAGAGVTRAQLARVRAPVGLDLGADGPAEIALSMIAEIQSAMADGSARPLSEVKRAELKSSHEPRVGVAEVPDTGARLRKLG from the coding sequence ATGAACGAAACGCAGGAGCTCTTGCGATCCTGGCATTCGCTCGAGGACGGCGGCGAGCGGATGATCCTCGCGACCTTGGTCCGCACGGGGGGCTCGAGCTACCGCCGCGCCGGCGCGCGCATGCTGATGACCGAGCAGCGCTGGCTCGCGGGCGGCATCAGCGGCGGGTGCCTCGAAGGCGATCTGCTCCGCAAAGCGTGGTGGCACACCGAGGGCGGTCGAACCAGCCGCATCGCCTACGACACCACGGGCGACGACGACGACGTGCGCGGCGGCTTCGGCCTCGGCTGCAACGGCAGGCTCGAACTGTTGCTCGAGCAGCTTTCAACCGACGATCCGGTGCACCCGCTGCGCTTCATCGAGCGCTGCTTCACCGCGCGGGAGCCCGGGGCCATGGCGACCATCGTTCGCACCGGCCACCTCGAATCGAACCTCGGCCAGCGTCTGCTCTACGATGGTACCGGGCGGATCGCCTGCAACATCGCCGATTCCAAGCTCGCGGCGAGCATCGAGCGCGCGGCCGCCTCCGCGCTGGAGCGGGAGCACTCCGTGCATCTTACACTCGATGCGGCGGGCGCGCCGTGCGCCGATGGGGAGATCGACGTCTTCGTCGAGGTGATCCTCCCGCCCCGGCCGCTGGTCGTCTTTGGCGCCAATTACGACGTTCGAGCCGTCGTGCGGCAAGCGAAGTGCGTGGGCTGGGAGGTCACGGTCGTCGCGCGCCGCATGTCCGCAGAGGCCCGCGAGGGGCTCGCCCTCGCCGACCGCATCGTCATGGGCTCCCCCGCGGACGTCGCCATCGGGCACCGCACCGCGGTCTTGGTCATGACCCACAATTACGAATCGGATCGCGCGATCCTGGAGTCGGTCCTCCCCTCGCCGGCGCCGTACATCGGCATCCTCGGGCCCCGCGCGCGCGCCGAGCGGCTTCTTTCGGAGATCCTGCGCGCGGGGGCCGGCGTGACCCGAGCCCAGCTCGCCCGCGTGCGCGCGCCCGTGGGGCTCGATCTGGGGGCGGACGGGCCGGCGGAGATCGCGCTGTCGATGATCGCCGAGATTCAATCGGCGATGGCGGATGGCTCGGCCCGCCCGTTGTCCGAGGTCAAACGCGCGGAGCTCAAAAGCTCCCACGAACCTCGAGTCGGAGTTGCCGAGGTCCCCGATACGGGGGCGCGCCTCCGAAAGCTGGGTTGA
- a CDS encoding S1C family serine protease, with the protein MIAAKRFASFVLALLPHVSLAAAVSLPSRTAAAFETKELAAKARPSVVLLTIHDRGDRPVARGTGFFVSKDGRVVTNQHVIDHASKVVATLADGRDVVAKGILAEDSVQDIAIILFPGDDYVPLALGESHDVSPGDEIVVLGSPNGLSASLSLGIVSAIREKGVSSFGGAADTAAIGSSWAIQITAQISAGSSGSPVMTRDGQVIAVAVGMMATGQNLNFAVPAEVPKKMLEALGDKPAVKPFAQSDLVKNLVISAGILGAFGLAFFLVTYFASRKPKVKSRPVIH; encoded by the coding sequence ATGATCGCGGCCAAACGTTTCGCCAGCTTCGTGCTTGCCCTCCTTCCGCACGTGTCCCTCGCCGCCGCGGTCTCGCTCCCCTCGCGCACGGCCGCCGCCTTCGAAACCAAGGAGCTCGCCGCCAAAGCGCGCCCCTCGGTCGTCCTCCTCACGATCCACGATCGCGGCGATCGCCCGGTCGCGCGCGGCACCGGGTTTTTCGTCTCCAAAGATGGCCGCGTGGTCACCAACCAGCACGTGATCGACCACGCCTCCAAGGTGGTGGCCACCTTGGCCGATGGCCGCGACGTGGTGGCCAAAGGCATTTTGGCCGAGGACTCCGTTCAGGACATCGCCATCATCCTCTTTCCGGGCGACGACTACGTGCCGCTCGCCCTGGGCGAGAGCCACGACGTGAGCCCGGGCGACGAGATCGTGGTGCTGGGGAGCCCCAATGGGCTCTCGGCGTCCTTGTCCCTCGGGATCGTATCGGCCATCCGTGAAAAAGGCGTCTCCAGCTTTGGCGGTGCCGCGGACACGGCGGCCATTGGCTCATCGTGGGCCATTCAAATCACGGCGCAGATCTCGGCGGGCTCGAGCGGCTCACCGGTGATGACGCGCGATGGGCAGGTCATTGCCGTGGCCGTCGGCATGATGGCGACAGGCCAGAATCTGAACTTTGCAGTGCCCGCCGAGGTGCCCAAAAAGATGCTGGAGGCTTTGGGCGACAAGCCGGCCGTCAAACCCTTTGCGCAATCGGATTTGGTAAAGAACCTGGTGATCTCCGCCGGCATTTTAGGCGCGTTTGGTCTGGCGTTCTTCTTGGTTACCTATTTCGCGTCGCGCAAGCCCAAGGTCAAATCGCGGCCCGTGATTCATTAG